The Deinococcus sonorensis KR-87 DNA window GAACCCCAGTGGGTGGTGCAGCGCCGCCCGTCCAGCAGCCCCGCTTCCCCCAACGCCGCCAGACCCGTGCAGACCGACGCCAGCCGGGCACCAGCGGCGTACGCGGCCCGCAGCCACGCCGCAGTGGCCGGGTCGATCCACGGCTGACCCGGCACCGGCTCACTCAGCCGGGGGCCGGGAATGATGACCAGGTCCTCCGGGCCCGGCACGGGGAACGGCGCCAGCGGACCCAGCGGCAGGCCCTGGACACTCAGGATCTGCGGCGTGGCGGCACAGAACATCAGGTGGTACTCCGCCCCGAAACGCCGCGCCACGTCGAACACCTGCGCGGGCCCGCCCAGGTCCAGCAGGTTGACCGCCGGCAGCAGCACGAAGATCACGCGCCGCGCCCCGGAGCTGGGGACGGAACTGGACACACCTGGCGGAAGAAGCATGAATTCACCTTAAGCGTTGTGGCGCCAGTCCACCAGGGCGAAAACCGCCCATCAGCGGACGGATCCGGTACATGAAGCGAGGCAAGGGGTCCTCGATCAGGGGTGCTTGTGGGGTGCTGTTGACCCGGGACGCCCCCAGGTGCACCGGCCGGAACGCTCTTGGTCTTCAGACCATTCCGTTCATGCGCCGGTCGACCATGATGGGTTTGGGCTCCAGTGGAAACTTGAGCAGGTGGGCTTTACCGGGGCGACTCCGGCCCGGGTGGTGCAGGATGACGAGAGCTTGCTGGCCCTGTCAATGTCGCTGGTCCGCGCGCTCGTCTCCCCACTCGACTTCGCGGATGCAACGCCTCATCTCGTTCGCTGCGGTGGTAGCTCCTTCCAGGAGTGACTCTGGCACTGAGCAGCATCCCAGCGCTGAAGCGTCCGGTCATCTGACGCGGCGTTCATTCGCAGCACCAAAAAACCCTGATTTCTTCGGGGCCAGTGGTGACACTCTCCTCGCGCCGTACAGCAGCACGGCGTTCCATCCGGTTGCGGCATCGGGTGATCTCCGGCCTCACCCGAGCGTCCAGTGAGACCGCCGGTGCCTCTCTGCCCCTTCGATGCTCGTGCACGCTGATGTTCAGCGTGGTCACCCGCACGTCGAACGACACGCGCTGCCCCCCGCGTCCCCACCTGCGGCGACGTCAACGTTACCGTCTGGTGGTGCGTTTCGGAGCCGCCTACGGCTTCGCCACCTTCGACCCGGGTTTCGCCTTCCCCTGAGTGGCGCGACTCGTGCCGAGCGCCTGGCCCTTCTCGAGGCTGGCACCCCAGTGGAGGCCGAGTTGCCTCGCACGAATCAGGACGCTCGCCAGGTGTTGGGGAACCTTCCTCGTCCCCTCACGGGGCGCTTACCGGCGTTTGAAACGCTGTGATGGACGACGACAATTTCAGACCTTGAGGTCGCGGCGTTGGCTCTCGCAGCTGCCGCACCTGTCCCAGACGCAAAGGAAGGCACCGATGAAGACCTCCTTACTGACGACCCTCGGGACAACCTGCCTGCTCAGTGTCAGCGTGGCCATGGCGGCGGACAAGGCCGTGACGGTCGCCTTCCCGTCGGATTTCCAGAGCCTCGACCCGGCCATCGGGTATGACACGCAGAGCTGGCCAGTCATTCACGCGCTGTTCGTCACGCTGCTGACGTACGGCCAGGGCACGGACCTGAAGCCGTGGGGCGCCACGGACCTCGGGCAGGCGAGCGCGGACGGGAAAACCTACACCTTCCACCTCCGGAAGGGCATCACCTTCACCGACGGGGAGCCGACCGACGCCGCCGCGTACAAGTACGCCATCGAACGGATACTTGATCCCAAAACGAAATCGCCTCAGGGCGGAACGGCCGGCTGGTTCGGCGCGCTGGACGGCGCGGCGGACTTCGTCGCTGGGAAGGCCAAGGCGGTGCGCGGCATCCAGGTGCTCGACCCGTACACCATCCGCTTTAAGCTGGCGGTGCCGGACCGCACGTTCCTCAACGCGCTGGCGACGCCGTTCGCCTCGGCCCTCCCCCGCAAAGCCGTCGAGCGTCTGGGCAGCGACTTCTCCCACCACGTGGTCGGCAACGGACCATTCGTCCTCGAGTCCTGGGTGCCGGGACAGAAGGCGGTGCTGACGAAGAACCCGAAGTACTTCGCGGCGTCGCAGGTGCACGTGCCGCGCCTGGAGTTCACGCTGGGCCTCAGCGAGCAGGTGGCGTTGCTGCGCGCGCAGCGCGGCGAAGTGGACGTACTCGGCAACGGCATCCCATCCGCGCAATTCGCGTCCATCGTCAACACGCCGCGCTTCAAGCCGTACATCAAGAGCGCCGTGCAGGTCGGCACCTGGTACCTGTTCATGAACGCGCAGAAGGCGCCGTTCAACAACAAACTGGTGCGCCAGGCGGTGAGTCTGGCCATCAACAAACCGCGCCTGGTGCAGCTGATGAACGGCCGCGGCAAGGTCACCGCGCAGATCCTGCCGCCGGGCATGCCCGGGTACGACGCCACGGTGAGCGCCGCTCCCATGAACGTCGCGCGCAGTACGGCGCTGCTCAAGCAGGCGGGGTACGTGGACTCGGGCGCGCTGCAGCTGGTCGTCAGCACCGACGACCCGAGCCCCAAGCTCGCGCAGGCCGTGCAGCAGCAGCTGGCGGCCATCGGCATGAAGGTGGAGATCAAAGCGCTGCCCGGCGCGGAGTACCTGCACACGATCTCGTCGCCGGGCACCACCGCCATCGGGCTGTCGTCGTGGTATCAGGCGTACCCCGACCCCTCGAATTTTCTCGACGTGATGTTCAAGACCGGCTATTACACCTCCGGCGGGTGGAACATCTCGGGGTACCTCAATCCCGCCACCGACGCCCAGCTGACGAAACTGCGCGGGCAACCCCTGAAGGCGGCGCTGCCCGGCTACCAGGCGGTGCAGAAGCGGATCCTGAGCGACTTCACGTGGATTCCGCTGTTCAACCCGGTGCAGTACAACTTCGTGAATCCGCGGGTGAAGAACGTCGCCATCCATCCGGTGTGGGGCTACGTGTACCAGGACTGGGGACTCCAGTCACCGTGAAGGGCGCTGCTGGCAAGCCCCGTTGAGCCGTTCCGCGCGAGCCCTGCGGGGCTCCGACCTGGCCTGCCCGCGTTCGGGCCGTTGAACATTGAGGAGCATATGACGTCAACCCCGGCCCCATCCGACAGCTCTGCGATCCTGGCATTTCTGCGGCGCCTGGTGGAAGTCACGGGCCCCAGCGGGTCTGAGGAGGACGTGGCGCGCCTGGTGGTCGAGTTGGCGCGTCCGCTCTGCGATCACCTGCAGGTTGATCCGCTGGGCAACGTCGTCGCCATTCGCCGCGCCGCCGATGCGCAGGCGCGGCGCTGCATCATCTCCGCCCACATGGACGAAGCGGGCTTCCGGGTGCATTCGATCGAACCGGACGGTTTCCTGCGCCTGGAGAAGACCACAGGCTTTGATGAGCGGATCCTGCCGGCCCTGCGGGTGTGGGTGCGCACCGCCACCGAGCGGCTGATGGGCGTGGTGGGCTGCACCAGCGTCCACCTGATGACGGATGCGGACCGCCGCACGGTTGTGCCGGCCTCGGACCTGTACGTCGACATCGGGGCCAGCAGCGCACAGCAGGCGGCCGAGATGGGCGTGGCCATCGGCGACCCGGTGGGCTTCGTGGGGTCGCTGACCGAGCTGGGGAAACGCAGCGGGCGCTTCACCGCGCACGGGCTGGACGACCGCGCGGGGTGCGCCGTCCTGCTGGCCCTGCTCGCCTCGCTCCAGGACACGCCGCCGCCCGTCACGCTCATCTGCGTGTTCTCGGTGCAGGAGGAGGCGGGACTGCGCGGCGCGCAGGCCGTGGCGCGCCACATCGAGGGTGACGTGGCACTGGCGCTCGACATGACAGCTGTGGACGACACGCCGGATCAGTGCCGGACCCACTTGCGTCTGGGGCAGGGACCGGCCGTCAAGGTCATGGACTTCTCGACCCTGGCGCACCCCGCCATCCGGCGCGGCCTGATGGCGGCCGCTGAGCGCTGCGGGCTGGCCGTTCAAGCGGAGCTGCTCAGAGGCATTGGGACGGACGCTGGAGCGTTGCAGTACGCCATGGGCGGCATGCCGACCGGTGCCGTGTCGGTCGGCAACCGGTACACCCACAGTCCGGTCGAGGTGCTCGACATCCGCGACCTGGACGGCGCGCTGACCCTGCTGCACGCCTTCCTTGAGGCGCTCCCAGAGCTGGATCTCCGCTTCATCGCGTGGGATGATCCGCCTGCCTCACCCTCCTGAGTGGGGATGACGGCGCGTTTGACCAGAGCGATGATCCGGGGCCAGAGCCAACCCGCCCCCTCCACCGACCCGGCACATCAAGGAATCGCGCAGCGGGGGTGGACCGCGCTGCGCATGCCGAACGGCATGGACGTTCGTCGTTTGGGTTGAGCGTCGCCCTGGCCGGCAGGCGCCTCCAGGACCGGGCGCGCACGAGGACCGCTGCGCATGCTCCACCTGGAGGGCATCGACGTTGACCAGAGGCGCGGCTCGGCAAGGCGCGGACGTCTTCCTCGTCTACAGGCGCCCGCCCCGCTTACGGGGTGGCGGATGGACGTGCGAGGCCGCATCCCAGCAGCTCCATCGTGCGAAGGTGTGAGGGCCCAAGGGAGCGCGGCAGCTCACCGGAAGCGCGTTTCCCGTACCAGGTCCCTCACGGCGCTGGTCCTCAGCACACCGCGCCTGATGTTCTGGGCGGCGCGGAGCATTGCTTGTCTCAACGTTCCGGCTGCTCACCGACACCGCCCGCACACCATGGGGGTCGTCCCGAAGACGCCCTGGCCCAACACGGACTTCGGCTCAGCGCCGTGGCTCCTCACGCTTCCTGTAGGCGATGGCCTCCAGCACCCATCCGGGCGCGTCGGGTCCGATCCGGGCGTCGGCCCCGCAGCGTCACTCCCTCTGCCTTGCGCTGCTCCTCGCTCCGGCAGCGTCCTCTCCAGGATCTGCAGCACCGGTCAGTCGGACTCAACGAGCGTCAGCTGAGTCATGGCGTGACGCTGAATCACGTCCTGTACCTCGGGAAAGGGGAGCGCTCCGCTGGACCGCATCAGCAACTCAAAGCGCTCGTTCCCCAACGCTTCATGCGCGCGCCTTGCCGTGCTGGCCTGTCCTGCGGCAAGTTCCGCCCGGTATCGCGGCGTGAACACCGCAAACAGAGCGGCCCGGGCGGTTGGCAGGCTGCCGAGCAGCCGGGCCAGCTCCTCTGGCGCCACCGTGTCGAGCGGAAGCGTCAGATACGCTTCCAACGCCGTCATCCATGAAGGGGTCGCATACGGGGAACATGGTTGGCTCAACACCTGCAGGTACGAGCGGCGCGCCCGCAGCAGATCTCCGCGCTGCTGCTCCATCATCCCTCGAAACGTCAGCGTGACTTCCGGCCAGATCCACCCGGCGCCTGCTTCCTGATGCGCCTCCTGCAACAACTCCTCAGCGGCGTTCAGCTGGTGTTCACTGATGGCCAACGAGGTCAGGTTGAGGAGCGCGGCTGTGGCAGACTCGCGTTGCCCGACACTCCGCGAAATACTCAGACTCTCGTGCAGGAGCCGCTTCGCTTCGTCCAGCTGTCCCAATCCGAAGTGAGCCGAACTCAACATGTTCATGGCTCGCCCCAAAGCGGCCCAGTTCTTCTTCCGTTGAAAGGCCCTCATGCTCGCTTCAAACAAGGGAACGGCCTGCAGATACGCGTGTTGTTGAACGTGCAGACCACCGAGGTTGACCTGGGCCGCCACATATGGGATCTGGTGGCGTTCCGCCAGGCTCAGACACTGCTCAAAGTACCACTGGGCTGAGAGCGACTGCCCGCCCCTCATGGCGATAAGGCCCTGCATATTGACGACCGAAATGATGCCCGCCTGATCATCGAGACCTTCATACAGTTGCCGTGCTTCCTGCACCATCAGGTGCGCTTCCTCCGTCGGTGTCTCTAAAAAGTAGGCCTGGGTTCTGAGCGCCACGGCCAGAGTGCGCTGATCGCCCCATCGCCGACAGCCCTCAATCCCTTCGCGCAGCCAGGTCCGTTCCACTGCGGTCGGAATCCAGCCGTCCGCGATGCTCACGCACAGGAGGCACTGCGCTCGGGCGTACTCCAGCGTCCCGGTCGCGTCCTCTGCCGTCCGGATGGCCGCCTGCAATTGCGAGCGACCGAACACGTCATGGCCTCGATTCGCCCAGAACTGAGCCAGGTCGGCACAAAAGCCCAGGAGGGTCTGCCGCTCTCCTGAGCGCTTCAGGTGCTCTAGGGCCACGCTGAAGTTCTGCTGCTCCTGATCCAACATGTCCAGCCAGCGATCCTCAGACGGCGCGGTCAGATGTGGGTGCGATTCGGCTGCCAGCTGCACAAAATACGTGGCGTGCCGGGTTCGGAAGTGCTCGGCGTCTCCTGACGCTTCCAGCTTCTCCTGAGTGTACTGATACACCAAGGGATGCCGGTCAAACCGTCCCGATGGATCCATCTGCAGCAGCGAGGTGTCCACCAGTCTCGACAGCCGCTGGATCGACACGCCCACGACCTCGCGCGCGGCCTCGCGGGTGAAGCCACCCCGGAAGACCGACAGCCCCGCCAGCGCCCGCTGCTCCTGAAGGGTGAGCCGTCTCCACGAGTACTCGAACACCGTTCGCAGGCTCTGTTGCCGGGCAGGGACATCCCGGGCGGTCGAGGCGGCCAGGTCCAGGTCCAGCGACAGATCGTGCGCCAGATCCTCCAGGGTCAGCACCTTCAACCACGCCGCGGCCAGTTCGATGCCCAGCGGCGCCCCGCCGACAAGTCGGCACAGCTGCTCCACGTGGGAGCGGGTGGCGTCATTCAGCTGGAAGTCCGGCCGCACCTGCCGCGCCCGCTGCACCCACAGCTGCACCGCCTCGGACGGGAGAGGTGCTTCCGGATCTTCTGCCTGCACGGTTTGCTGGAGGCCGAGCACGGAGAAGCGGTGTTCATGTTGCAGGTTGAGGGCCTCGCGGGACGTGACGATCACCCGCAGCTCCGGGCAGGCCGTGAGCAGCGCCTCCACGGTGTCGACCCCCTCCATCAGGTGCTCGAAGTTGTCCAGCACCAGCACGCTCGGCCGCACGTTCACCAATTGAATCAGCTGCTGGAGCAGGTCGCCGGTCCCGCTCACGTCCTGGCCCAAGGTGGTCAGGATCGCCCTGGGGAGCTCCCGCGGGTCCTGCAGGCCCTCCAGCGGGACAAACGCCACCCGGTCCGGGTACTGGCCGCCGAGGCTGGCGGCGAGTTCCAGCGCCAGTCGGGTTTTCCCGATCCCCCCCATCCCCAGCAGGGTCAGCAATCGAGCGCCGTCATCCAGCAGGCGGTGCATCTGGGTCAGCTCCGTCTGCCGACCCACAAACGACCGAATCCGCACCGGCAACGCGGGAAAGCGGTAGAACGCCCGCCGTTCCGGTGATGCACTCCGTTCAGGGCCAGCCGCGTCCGGGGAACGCTCCACCTGAAGCTGGGTCAGCAGCGTCTGGGTGCGAACGGACGGTTGAGCATCCACCTGTTGTGCCAGGGCATGCCGGTGACGTTCATACGTACCCTGGATCTGTGCGGTGTCGCCCAACCGGTGCGCCAGGGTCATCAGCGTCTGCGTGGCGTCCTCGTCGGTGCGGTCCAGGTTGAACCAGCGTTCTGCCAAGTTGAGGGCCTCCGCTGGCTTTCCTTGTGCCTCCGATCGCTTTGTCGCCTGTTGCAGGTGGGTGCGTTGCTGGACCTGCAGGTGGGTCCGCATGGCGCGGAGCCAGTCGGTGAGCTCACCCTCCTCCCCCACCTCCACGCCGTGCAGGAACGGCAGATCGGAGACAGCCGGTCCATCCTGCAACACATCCACTGTGTCTTCGGGCTGCAGCTGGAGCTTTACCAGCGGCCCCTCTCCATGCAGGCGGTCGGGCAGCAGGCGGCGCAATTGCGACAGCAGGGTCCGCAAGGCAGACCGGGCCACCTCCGGCTCGGAGTCCGGCCAGAACAACCCCGCGAGGTCCTCCCGGGCATGCTGGCCCGATTCGAGCAGCAGGTAGCCCAGCAGCAGCGTGAGTTTGCGCGAGGTCCCGGCCAGCGGCTGGCGGTCCAGCCACAGCTGTGGCGGACCCAGCAACGTGATGCTCAGCGCGCCCATAGGAGGAGTTCAGCTTACTGGTCGGTTCCTGCCCCTGCAACGCGGTGGTCTAACGCCCTGTTGACCTGTCCTCGTTCCAGGGGAAGAGAGCACATCCCAGGGGCGGGCAGTGCGGACGTGTTGCGCGGGCCGCGTACCGTCCCTTCAAGCCCCAGGGCACCTGTTCCCGGCGCCAGGAGGCGAGCTGTCCTGTTCTCTCCCATGCCCGT harbors:
- a CDS encoding ABC transporter substrate-binding protein produces the protein MKTSLLTTLGTTCLLSVSVAMAADKAVTVAFPSDFQSLDPAIGYDTQSWPVIHALFVTLLTYGQGTDLKPWGATDLGQASADGKTYTFHLRKGITFTDGEPTDAAAYKYAIERILDPKTKSPQGGTAGWFGALDGAADFVAGKAKAVRGIQVLDPYTIRFKLAVPDRTFLNALATPFASALPRKAVERLGSDFSHHVVGNGPFVLESWVPGQKAVLTKNPKYFAASQVHVPRLEFTLGLSEQVALLRAQRGEVDVLGNGIPSAQFASIVNTPRFKPYIKSAVQVGTWYLFMNAQKAPFNNKLVRQAVSLAINKPRLVQLMNGRGKVTAQILPPGMPGYDATVSAAPMNVARSTALLKQAGYVDSGALQLVVSTDDPSPKLAQAVQQQLAAIGMKVEIKALPGAEYLHTISSPGTTAIGLSSWYQAYPDPSNFLDVMFKTGYYTSGGWNISGYLNPATDAQLTKLRGQPLKAALPGYQAVQKRILSDFTWIPLFNPVQYNFVNPRVKNVAIHPVWGYVYQDWGLQSP
- a CDS encoding M42 family metallopeptidase, which gives rise to MARLVVELARPLCDHLQVDPLGNVVAIRRAADAQARRCIISAHMDEAGFRVHSIEPDGFLRLEKTTGFDERILPALRVWVRTATERLMGVVGCTSVHLMTDADRRTVVPASDLYVDIGASSAQQAAEMGVAIGDPVGFVGSLTELGKRSGRFTAHGLDDRAGCAVLLALLASLQDTPPPVTLICVFSVQEEAGLRGAQAVARHIEGDVALALDMTAVDDTPDQCRTHLRLGQGPAVKVMDFSTLAHPAIRRGLMAAAERCGLAVQAELLRGIGTDAGALQYAMGGMPTGAVSVGNRYTHSPVEVLDIRDLDGALTLLHAFLEALPELDLRFIAWDDPPASPS
- a CDS encoding AfsR/SARP family transcriptional regulator, whose product is MGALSITLLGPPQLWLDRQPLAGTSRKLTLLLGYLLLESGQHAREDLAGLFWPDSEPEVARSALRTLLSQLRRLLPDRLHGEGPLVKLQLQPEDTVDVLQDGPAVSDLPFLHGVEVGEEGELTDWLRAMRTHLQVQQRTHLQQATKRSEAQGKPAEALNLAERWFNLDRTDEDATQTLMTLAHRLGDTAQIQGTYERHRHALAQQVDAQPSVRTQTLLTQLQVERSPDAAGPERSASPERRAFYRFPALPVRIRSFVGRQTELTQMHRLLDDGARLLTLLGMGGIGKTRLALELAASLGGQYPDRVAFVPLEGLQDPRELPRAILTTLGQDVSGTGDLLQQLIQLVNVRPSVLVLDNFEHLMEGVDTVEALLTACPELRVIVTSREALNLQHEHRFSVLGLQQTVQAEDPEAPLPSEAVQLWVQRARQVRPDFQLNDATRSHVEQLCRLVGGAPLGIELAAAWLKVLTLEDLAHDLSLDLDLAASTARDVPARQQSLRTVFEYSWRRLTLQEQRALAGLSVFRGGFTREAAREVVGVSIQRLSRLVDTSLLQMDPSGRFDRHPLVYQYTQEKLEASGDAEHFRTRHATYFVQLAAESHPHLTAPSEDRWLDMLDQEQQNFSVALEHLKRSGERQTLLGFCADLAQFWANRGHDVFGRSQLQAAIRTAEDATGTLEYARAQCLLCVSIADGWIPTAVERTWLREGIEGCRRWGDQRTLAVALRTQAYFLETPTEEAHLMVQEARQLYEGLDDQAGIISVVNMQGLIAMRGGQSLSAQWYFEQCLSLAERHQIPYVAAQVNLGGLHVQQHAYLQAVPLFEASMRAFQRKKNWAALGRAMNMLSSAHFGLGQLDEAKRLLHESLSISRSVGQRESATAALLNLTSLAISEHQLNAAEELLQEAHQEAGAGWIWPEVTLTFRGMMEQQRGDLLRARRSYLQVLSQPCSPYATPSWMTALEAYLTLPLDTVAPEELARLLGSLPTARAALFAVFTPRYRAELAAGQASTARRAHEALGNERFELLMRSSGALPFPEVQDVIQRHAMTQLTLVESD